One Paracidovorax avenae ATCC 19860 genomic region harbors:
- a CDS encoding methyl-accepting chemotaxis protein: MNFSHIKLAPRLGLAFAAMVVLSVFLGLFSLRQMSQLQEQTSTVVDNNLPSVMILSEYRRNLDLMRRVEALLLLETPDKEQGEYRASFDKTVAKFEELNRTYVEPTLIGSPGEAALAAAFKKDLAAYIAAASRIRASAQDRGQHAELLNHMLNTTRGLYFSTSEQLDKVIQYNVDQAKDASSLAMQILTGGRNWLVVTMAAAAAIAALLAVVIVRSIVHPLNRAIDAAQQVAEGNLAVELRSDGRDEVSRLLSTLVGMRDTLARITGEVRRNAESVATASAQIAQGNGDLSARTEQQAASLQQAAASMEQLGSTVRQNAENARQASQLAVSASGIASQGGEVVGEVVETMKGINEASRRIGDIIGTIDGIAFQTNILALNAAVEAARAGEQGRGFAVVAGEVRSLAQRSAEAAKEIKNLIGNSVERVEQGTALVDKAGATMTEVVTSIRRVTDIVAEISAASSEQSEGVAQVGAAVTQMDQATQQNAALVEESAAAAGSLKTQAEQLVQAVAFFRTAPGAAARSAPVAPMPTAAAPMAMVAAPVPARARPAQAPALKSAPPARAVAPKARIGASAAPAASGASRSAPRAAGGEDEWESF; this comes from the coding sequence ATGAACTTCTCCCACATCAAACTCGCGCCGCGGCTGGGCCTTGCCTTCGCCGCCATGGTCGTTCTCTCGGTCTTCCTGGGGCTCTTCAGCCTGCGGCAGATGTCGCAGCTGCAGGAGCAGACCAGCACCGTGGTGGACAACAACCTGCCGTCGGTGATGATCCTGTCGGAGTACCGCCGCAATCTCGACTTGATGCGCCGCGTGGAAGCCCTCCTGCTGCTGGAGACGCCTGACAAGGAGCAGGGTGAGTACCGTGCCTCGTTCGACAAGACGGTCGCCAAGTTCGAGGAACTCAACCGGACCTACGTCGAACCCACGTTGATTGGCAGTCCTGGCGAGGCGGCCCTGGCCGCGGCCTTCAAGAAGGACCTGGCGGCCTACATCGCCGCCGCGTCGCGCATCCGCGCGTCCGCGCAGGACCGGGGCCAGCACGCGGAACTGCTGAACCACATGCTGAACACCACGCGTGGCCTGTACTTCTCCACCAGCGAGCAGCTCGACAAGGTCATCCAGTACAACGTGGACCAGGCCAAGGACGCCTCCAGTCTGGCCATGCAGATACTGACTGGCGGTCGCAACTGGCTCGTCGTGACGATGGCCGCCGCCGCGGCCATCGCCGCGCTGCTGGCCGTGGTCATCGTGCGCAGCATCGTGCACCCCCTCAACCGCGCCATCGATGCAGCCCAGCAGGTGGCGGAGGGCAATCTGGCCGTCGAACTGCGCTCCGACGGCCGCGACGAGGTGTCCCGGCTGCTGAGCACCCTCGTGGGCATGCGCGACACGCTGGCGCGCATCACCGGCGAGGTCCGCCGCAACGCGGAAAGCGTGGCCACGGCCAGCGCCCAGATCGCGCAGGGCAACGGGGATCTGTCCGCCCGGACGGAGCAGCAGGCGGCTTCGCTCCAGCAGGCGGCGGCGTCGATGGAGCAATTGGGCTCCACCGTGCGCCAGAACGCCGAGAACGCGCGCCAGGCCAGCCAGCTGGCGGTCAGCGCGTCGGGTATCGCGAGCCAGGGCGGCGAGGTGGTCGGCGAAGTGGTCGAGACCATGAAGGGCATCAACGAGGCCTCGCGGCGCATCGGCGACATCATCGGCACCATCGACGGCATCGCCTTCCAGACGAACATCCTGGCGCTCAACGCAGCGGTGGAGGCCGCGCGTGCCGGCGAGCAGGGCCGGGGTTTCGCGGTGGTGGCAGGCGAGGTGCGCAGCCTGGCGCAGCGCAGCGCCGAGGCCGCCAAGGAAATCAAGAACCTGATCGGCAACAGCGTCGAACGGGTGGAGCAGGGCACGGCGCTGGTGGACAAGGCCGGCGCCACGATGACCGAGGTCGTCACCTCGATCCGGCGCGTGACTGACATCGTGGCGGAGATCAGTGCGGCGAGCAGCGAGCAAAGCGAAGGCGTGGCCCAGGTGGGCGCGGCGGTGACCCAGATGGACCAGGCCACGCAGCAGAATGCCGCGCTGGTGGAGGAATCCGCGGCGGCCGCCGGCAGCCTCAAGACCCAGGCGGAACAGCTGGTGCAGGCCGTGGCGTTCTTCCGCACGGCCCCGGGGGCGGCGGCCCGCAGTGCACCGGTGGCGCCCATGCCGACAGCGGCGGCGCCCATGGCGATGGTGGCGGCACCCGTGCCTGCGCGGGCCAGGCCGGCGCAGGCACCTGCCCTGAAATCCGCGCCCCCGGCCCGGGCCGTGG
- the serA gene encoding phosphoglycerate dehydrogenase → MTKTSLDKSKIKFLLLEGVHPSALDVLRGAGYTQIEALPGALEGEELHRKIADAHFLGIRSRTQLTAEVFAHAHKLVAVGAFCIGTNQIDLDAARERGIAVFNAPYSNTRSVAELVLAEAILLLRGVPEKNAVAHRGGWLKSAENAYEIRGKTLGIVGYGSIGTQLSVLAEALGMHVVFHDVVSKLPLGNARQAPSLQALLAQSDIVTLHVPELPSTQWMIGPEEIAAMKPGAILINAARGTVVRIEALAEAIRAKKLLGAAIDVFPVEPRSNKDEFTSPLRGLDNVILTPHIGGSTMEAQANIGLEVAEKLVKYSDNGTSTSSVNFPEVALPAHPGKHRILHIHRNVPGVLSAINQVFADNQINIAAQYLQTNEKVGYVVIDIDAQSSELAQDKLASVPGTIRSRVLF, encoded by the coding sequence ATGACCAAGACATCGCTGGACAAGAGCAAGATCAAGTTCCTTCTGCTGGAGGGCGTGCACCCCTCCGCGCTCGACGTGCTGCGCGGCGCGGGCTATACCCAGATCGAGGCATTGCCGGGGGCGCTGGAAGGCGAGGAACTGCACCGCAAGATTGCCGATGCGCATTTCCTGGGCATCCGGTCGCGCACCCAGCTCACGGCCGAGGTGTTCGCGCATGCCCACAAGCTCGTGGCCGTGGGGGCCTTCTGCATCGGCACCAACCAGATCGACCTGGACGCGGCGCGCGAGCGCGGCATCGCCGTCTTCAATGCGCCGTATTCCAACACCCGCTCCGTGGCGGAGCTGGTGCTGGCCGAGGCCATCCTGCTGCTGCGCGGCGTGCCCGAGAAGAACGCTGTGGCGCACCGCGGCGGCTGGCTCAAGAGCGCCGAGAACGCCTACGAGATCCGCGGCAAGACGCTGGGCATCGTCGGCTACGGCTCCATCGGCACGCAGCTGTCCGTGCTGGCCGAGGCGCTGGGCATGCATGTCGTCTTCCACGACGTGGTCAGCAAGCTGCCGCTGGGCAACGCCCGCCAGGCACCCTCGCTGCAGGCCCTTCTGGCGCAGAGCGACATCGTGACCCTGCATGTGCCCGAACTGCCCTCCACGCAGTGGATGATCGGGCCGGAAGAGATCGCGGCCATGAAGCCGGGCGCGATCCTGATCAATGCGGCGCGTGGCACCGTGGTGCGCATCGAGGCGCTGGCCGAAGCGATCCGCGCGAAAAAGCTGCTCGGCGCGGCCATCGACGTGTTCCCGGTGGAGCCGCGCAGCAACAAGGACGAGTTCACCTCGCCCCTGCGCGGCCTGGACAACGTCATCCTGACCCCGCACATCGGCGGATCCACCATGGAGGCGCAGGCCAACATCGGGCTGGAGGTGGCCGAGAAGCTCGTGAAGTACAGCGACAACGGCACCTCGACCTCGTCGGTGAACTTCCCCGAGGTGGCGTTGCCGGCGCACCCGGGCAAGCACCGCATCCTGCACATCCACCGCAACGTGCCGGGGGTGCTGTCGGCCATCAACCAGGTGTTCGCCGACAACCAGATCAACATCGCCGCCCAGTACCTGCAGACCAACGAGAAGGTGGGCTACGTGGTGATCGACATCGACGCGCAGTCGTCCGAGCTGGCGCAGGACAAGCTCGCGAGCGTGCCGGGCACGATCCGCAGCCGCGTGTTGTTCTGA
- the ugpB gene encoding sn-glycerol-3-phosphate ABC transporter substrate-binding protein UgpB, which produces MQTKHLALAAAIAASACIPAHAQTEIQWWHSMTAVNGEWVNDLARQFNESQKDYKIVPTYKGTYDESMTASIAAFRAGNAPHILQVFEVGTATMMASKGAIVPVGKVMQDAGAPFDPKAYIPAVAGYYTAPNGQMLSFPFNSSTTIFYFNKDAFKAAGLPTDKAPATWPEVVNAAAKLKASGHKCPFTTAWQNWTQVESFSAWHNVEFASKANGLQGLDARLKVDSPLHVRHIENLANMAKQGLFVYKGRGNVPEASFVSGECAMINTSSGFYGNVAKNAKFAYGLAPLPYYPDVPGAPQNTVIGGASLWVMAGKKPAEYKGVAEFFKFISTPEVQSASHKRTGYLPVTTAAYELTEKSGFYKEHPGTDVAVTQMIRKVTDKSRGIRLGNYVQIRAIEDEELEQVWSGKKTAKEALDAIVKRGNEQLERFQKANKG; this is translated from the coding sequence ATGCAGACCAAGCACCTGGCCCTGGCCGCCGCCATCGCCGCATCCGCCTGCATTCCGGCCCATGCCCAGACCGAGATCCAGTGGTGGCACTCGATGACGGCCGTGAACGGCGAATGGGTGAACGACCTGGCCCGCCAGTTCAACGAGAGCCAGAAGGACTACAAGATCGTGCCCACCTACAAGGGCACCTATGACGAATCCATGACGGCCTCGATCGCCGCCTTCCGCGCCGGCAACGCGCCGCACATCCTGCAGGTGTTCGAAGTGGGCACCGCCACCATGATGGCCAGCAAGGGGGCGATCGTGCCCGTGGGCAAGGTGATGCAGGACGCCGGCGCGCCGTTCGATCCCAAGGCCTACATTCCCGCCGTGGCCGGCTACTACACGGCCCCCAACGGCCAGATGCTGAGCTTCCCGTTCAACAGCTCCACCACCATCTTCTATTTCAACAAGGACGCCTTCAAGGCCGCCGGCCTGCCCACCGACAAGGCACCCGCCACCTGGCCGGAAGTGGTCAACGCGGCCGCCAAGCTCAAGGCCTCCGGCCACAAGTGCCCGTTCACCACGGCCTGGCAGAACTGGACGCAGGTGGAGAGCTTCTCGGCCTGGCACAACGTGGAATTCGCGAGCAAGGCCAACGGCCTGCAGGGCCTCGACGCGCGCCTGAAGGTCGATTCGCCCCTGCACGTGCGGCACATCGAGAACCTCGCCAACATGGCCAAGCAGGGCCTGTTCGTGTACAAGGGCCGCGGCAACGTGCCCGAGGCGAGCTTCGTCTCCGGCGAGTGCGCCATGATCAACACGTCGTCGGGCTTCTACGGCAACGTGGCCAAGAACGCCAAGTTCGCCTACGGCCTCGCCCCCCTGCCCTACTACCCCGACGTTCCCGGCGCGCCGCAGAACACCGTCATCGGCGGCGCCAGCCTGTGGGTGATGGCCGGCAAGAAGCCCGCCGAATACAAGGGCGTGGCCGAGTTCTTCAAGTTCATCTCCACGCCTGAAGTGCAGTCGGCCAGCCACAAGCGCACCGGCTACCTGCCCGTGACGACCGCCGCCTACGAGCTGACCGAGAAGTCGGGCTTCTACAAGGAGCACCCCGGCACCGACGTCGCCGTGACGCAGATGATCCGCAAGGTGACCGACAAGAGCCGCGGCATCCGCCTGGGCAACTACGTGCAGATCCGTGCCATCGAGGACGAGGAACTCGAGCAGGTCTGGTCCGGCAAGAAGACCGCCAAGGAAGCGCTCGACGCCATCGTGAAGCGCGGCAACGAACAGCTCGAGCGCTTCCAGAAGGCCAACAAGGGCTGA